A stretch of DNA from Thermanaerosceptrum fracticalcis:
GGTTTGCCGACAGTTCTCAGAAAAAATTCAGCCATTCCTTTTTATTGTATCGCTACACATAAGCGAAATAGTACCTTCTCTCCCTAACTAGAAACCTGCGGAAATCTCCTGTAATTTTTTTAAGTCTTTAATCAATAGTGTTCGCTGATTCACTCTTTCTAAAATCCCCGATTTTCTCAGGTCATTTAAAAGAATTGAAACCGTTTGACGGGTAGCCCCCAACATCAGGGCAATTTCTTCAGTAGTTAAACCAAGCTCTAACTTGATTCCTTGTTGTACCGTTATACCTGTGTCCTTTGCAGCTTGAACTAAAAATTCCGCCAGTCTTAAGCGAGCGTCTTTAAAAACCAAACCATTAATTATGGTAATTGAGTTTTTTAGTAAATCCCCCAACACTTTAACCATAATCAAACCAAAAGCAGGTAACTCGGCAATAATCTTTTGGAAATTACGGACATCGGTAACCAATATAGTTGTATCTTCCATTGCCTGGGTAAAGGCCCTGGTATGTGTACTGTATATATCACCAGCCTCCAAAATGGACAGGGTAAATTCCTTATCCTCATAAGCAAGATAAACCCTAACCTTCCCGGACTTTACTAAAAACACCAGGTTTTTCTCATCGTTCGGTGAAAAGAGTATTGCCTTTCTAGAAAACCGGTGTTCCTGAAACTTTTCCAAGAACTTGTCATACTCCGGGGAACTCAGAGTTTCCAACAAGTCGATGTCTGTTAACCTCATTCTGGTTGGCATAATTTTTCCCCCTCTCGTAATAAATGGATATGCCCAATAATTGCAAATCTACACCCTTATCTTGTTTTCAACAAAGGATCAAGTCCATCTTTGGAAATAGTTAGTTGTTAACTCCCTCCGGCAATAATCCTGCCAATCTACCAAAAAACAAAGCAACAAACAACGTGATGCCCCCTACTTATTTTCCATTAATCCGGAGTTTGGCGACATTTTTTCCAAACCCTTGTAAATCAATGGTTCCGGCCCACATGACAGGTTATTTGTAGTAGCGAATAATTTGTAAAATATGGTTTATATCAGTTGTTAAAACCTTGAGAATACTGTCTTCTGATGATATTATTGTAGTATAGAATAATATCGCAGGAGTTTGCCATGTTCCTTAAACGAGCGACCAAAACAGATAAAAATATTGTTTAACTATAAATATTCCCATAATCTTTATGTACTTAGAAGAAAATAGGGTCTAACCAAACACTTTTTGCAGTGAAATCATAATATATATTCTCCCTAAAGTTGGATTTGCCTTCTCATTTCTCA
This window harbors:
- a CDS encoding Crp/Fnr family transcriptional regulator — protein: MPTRMRLTDIDLLETLSSPEYDKFLEKFQEHRFSRKAILFSPNDEKNLVFLVKSGKVRVYLAYEDKEFTLSILEAGDIYSTHTRAFTQAMEDTTILVTDVRNFQKIIAELPAFGLIMVKVLGDLLKNSITIINGLVFKDARLRLAEFLVQAAKDTGITVQQGIKLELGLTTEEIALMLGATRQTVSILLNDLRKSGILERVNQRTLLIKDLKKLQEISAGF